From Candidatus Brocadiaceae bacterium, the proteins below share one genomic window:
- a CDS encoding V-type ATP synthase subunit A — MEVTTGKILGIYGNMITIDFEGSVTQNEVVYAIRGNVDLKAEVIRIRGRYADLQIFESPIGLKVGDKIKFTGKLLAAELGPGLLAQVFDGLQNPLPALAEQSGFFLKTGTYLKALPRDREWDFNPIVKTGDILKAGDTIGTVQEGIFTHHIMVPFIFQGNHTVVHVVPAGKYVIDSVVAELENTKGIREKVTMVQEWPVKIPIKCYSERLKPTEPLLTKQRILDTFFPVAKGGTFCIPGPFGAGKTVLQQIISRNADIDIVVIAACGERAGEVVEILREFPKLIDPRTGNTLIKRTVIICNTSSMPVAAREASVYTAITIAEYYRQMGLHILLLADSTSRWAQALREMSGRLEEIPGEEAFPAYLESVIAAFYERAGVIKLHSGLTGSVTIGGTVSPAGGNFDEPVTQATLKVVGAFHGLSRERSDARRFPAIHPLESWSTYPGIEGKEYLQFAHKILRDGNDIAQMMKVIGEEGTHISDFQTYLKSEYLDSAYIQQDAFHEIDSATSKERQKYVFEKIVEFLRATMVFEGKDAARTFFMKLTQLTKDWNRLPMESDEFKKVEERLNTMVAEITNHA; from the coding sequence ATGGAAGTTACTACTGGTAAAATTCTTGGCATTTACGGCAATATGATCACCATTGATTTTGAAGGTTCAGTGACACAAAATGAAGTCGTTTATGCTATTCGAGGCAATGTTGATCTAAAAGCAGAAGTAATACGCATACGGGGCCGTTACGCCGATCTGCAAATTTTTGAAAGCCCGATTGGATTAAAAGTAGGTGATAAAATAAAATTTACCGGCAAGCTGCTTGCTGCTGAACTTGGGCCAGGCCTCCTTGCCCAGGTCTTTGATGGACTGCAGAACCCTTTGCCTGCTCTGGCAGAACAATCCGGTTTTTTTCTGAAAACAGGTACATACCTGAAAGCCCTCCCCCGTGACAGGGAGTGGGATTTTAATCCCATCGTGAAGACTGGAGACATACTTAAGGCGGGCGATACTATTGGAACCGTGCAGGAAGGAATATTCACCCATCACATTATGGTTCCGTTTATCTTTCAGGGGAATCACACGGTTGTACACGTTGTACCTGCAGGAAAATACGTTATTGACTCGGTCGTCGCAGAGCTTGAGAACACCAAGGGTATAAGAGAAAAAGTTACCATGGTACAGGAATGGCCGGTAAAGATTCCCATAAAGTGTTATTCTGAGCGACTGAAACCAACGGAACCGTTATTGACAAAACAAAGAATTCTCGACACCTTTTTTCCGGTCGCAAAGGGCGGAACATTCTGTATTCCCGGTCCTTTTGGTGCCGGCAAAACAGTGTTGCAGCAGATCATCAGCAGGAATGCCGATATTGATATTGTGGTAATTGCAGCCTGCGGAGAACGCGCTGGTGAGGTGGTGGAAATACTTCGGGAATTTCCAAAACTGATTGATCCGAGAACCGGCAATACGCTAATAAAAAGAACCGTAATTATCTGTAATACCAGTTCCATGCCTGTTGCTGCCCGTGAGGCCTCGGTTTACACAGCAATAACGATTGCGGAGTATTATCGACAAATGGGACTCCATATTTTATTGCTTGCAGATTCCACGTCACGTTGGGCACAAGCCCTCCGTGAAATGTCAGGCAGGTTAGAGGAGATACCGGGAGAAGAGGCCTTCCCTGCATATTTAGAATCGGTTATCGCCGCATTTTATGAACGTGCAGGAGTAATCAAACTGCATAGTGGATTAACAGGATCTGTCACTATCGGGGGAACGGTAAGCCCTGCCGGCGGTAATTTTGACGAGCCTGTTACTCAAGCAACATTGAAAGTGGTGGGAGCATTCCATGGTTTATCCCGCGAACGTTCCGATGCACGCAGGTTCCCCGCAATCCATCCTCTTGAAAGCTGGAGTACGTACCCGGGCATCGAAGGAAAAGAATATCTTCAGTTTGCGCACAAAATACTCAGAGACGGTAATGACATTGCACAAATGATGAAGGTCATTGGCGAGGAGGGGACACATATAAGCGATTTTCAGACTTACTTGAAAAGCGAATATCTTGACTCCGCGTATATACAACAAGACGCGTTTCATGAAATAGACTCAGCTACTTCGAAAGAAAGACAAAAATACGTATTTGAAAAGATTGTGGAATTTCTTAGGGCAACAATGGTTTTTGAAGGCAAAGATGCCGCCAGAACCTTTTTCATGAAATTAACACAACTGACGAAAGACTGGAATCGTTTGCCAATGGAGTCCGATGAATTTAAAAAAGTGGAAGAACGTTTAAATACCATGGTCGCAGAGATAACGAATCATGCGTAA
- the metK gene encoding methionine adenosyltransferase, with translation MKKDFMFTSESVTEGHPDKICDQISDAIVDRFLQQDPCSRIIAECAASTAILFIAARFHSNITVDIPNIARQVIQQIGYQEYEFNSKTCSIVTSIKELPPDTNSYFDERNLSDDEIDLISGKNQANVFGFACNQTPSLMPLPIWLAHKLARKITAVRQQKILPYLTPDGKTQVGIEYKNRRPYRIHSITVTVSQKESAKPELDRLRDDVKEAIIYPAFSDEAVRPDEKTKIFINPDGPSIIGGPSCHSGLTGRKNAIDTYGEYSRHSGAALSGKDPLRIDRTGAYAARYAAKNIVAANLADECEVQLSYATGYSKPISIQVETFGTGRLSEADILEKIKRHFDFRPAGILRKFNLRHMPSTTKEGFYRKLAAYGHVGRMDIELPWEQLDKIQELQ, from the coding sequence ATGAAGAAAGATTTTATGTTTACCTCAGAATCCGTCACAGAAGGACATCCGGACAAGATCTGTGATCAGATCAGTGACGCAATCGTTGACCGGTTCCTTCAGCAGGATCCCTGTTCACGCATTATCGCTGAATGCGCCGCGTCTACTGCAATACTTTTTATCGCGGCACGGTTTCATTCGAATATAACCGTGGATATCCCAAACATCGCAAGACAGGTAATACAACAGATCGGATATCAGGAATATGAGTTTAACAGCAAGACCTGCAGTATCGTAACAAGTATCAAGGAGCTGCCTCCCGATACGAACAGTTATTTTGACGAAAGAAACCTGTCAGACGACGAAATAGACCTGATTTCCGGGAAAAACCAGGCCAACGTGTTCGGCTTTGCCTGCAATCAGACTCCTTCCCTCATGCCGCTTCCTATATGGCTTGCCCACAAGCTTGCGCGAAAAATCACTGCCGTAAGACAACAGAAAATACTGCCCTACCTCACCCCCGACGGGAAAACACAGGTAGGAATCGAATACAAAAACCGCAGGCCATACAGGATCCACAGTATCACGGTAACGGTGAGTCAGAAGGAATCAGCGAAGCCGGAATTGGACAGGCTGAGAGACGATGTTAAGGAGGCAATCATTTATCCGGCTTTTTCTGACGAAGCAGTCAGACCTGACGAAAAAACAAAAATATTCATAAATCCAGATGGTCCGTCAATCATCGGCGGCCCATCCTGTCATTCGGGGCTTACCGGACGGAAAAACGCGATCGACACGTACGGAGAGTATTCCCGGCACAGCGGAGCTGCCCTGAGCGGGAAAGATCCCCTGCGGATAGACAGGACAGGGGCTTATGCCGCCCGTTATGCTGCCAAGAATATTGTCGCGGCAAACCTTGCCGATGAATGTGAGGTTCAGTTAAGTTACGCGACAGGATATTCCAAGCCTATAAGCATTCAGGTGGAAACCTTTGGCACGGGCAGGCTTTCGGAGGCAGATATCCTTGAAAAAATAAAAAGACATTTTGATTTTCGCCCCGCAGGGATACTACGGAAATTCAATCTCAGGCATATGCCCTCGACCACCAAAGAAGGATTTTACAGGAAACTGGCAGCGTATGGCCATGTTGGAAGGATGGACATCGAACTGCCATGGGAACAGCTGGACAAAATTCAGGAGTTACAGTAA
- a CDS encoding cation-transporting P-type ATPase: MFTPSIQGSGPPVHVMHAEVKGRARYKVNGLERSPLLKRLIEMRLQEKDGIDVTSASVLTGNVLVIFNSGNSTAIIASLLKDIVSEYREKGCTVTENNHSSDLNTSVQRPGPMIPNSGTITSRIKNAFSSKRKPVVQIRGAEEQKAESWHLMDADPVIAAWKTSGASGLSIERAQENLKRYGPNALPECASRSGFKIFLDQLKSLPVALLCGAAALSLFTGGIVDAVAIMGVVAINAVIGYVTESQSEKTIHSLKRLVRPSAQVIRNRELIEIPSEQVVPGDLLVLKPGSFIPADGRILETNQLCVDESALTGESMPVLKNPAVISARNDIPLADRRNMVYMGTMVTGGFGLSIVVATGTYTEMGMIQTMVGEATTPETPMEKQLKRLGNQLVIVCGAVCGGVLIAGLLRGYGFIQMLKSSISLAVSAVPEGLPTISTTTLALGIKNMRRRKVLIRQLNAVEALGCVQTICLDKTGTLTLNRMSVVALYSGMQHIKVSDGRFIGEKEHINPFSCDELLRLIHISILCNETEINREGEEFILNGSSTENALIHLAISSGVDISEIRKRYPNIKVNYRSENRNFMSTIHETGDTEANGTSRLLVALKGSPGEVLSLCSWHLHNGTKKPLTEDDRNTIETENERMAGNALRVLGIAFTYISRENHEDYHVHNGLTWLGLIGMTDPLRYGMKEVIHDFHQAGIQTAMITGDQSTTAYVIGKELRLSNDEPLEILDSTHLTEIKPEVRPALFEKINIFARVSPSHKLNIVQSLQKAGKVVAMTGDGINDGPALKAANIGVAMGHSGTDVAREVADVILEDDNIETMIIAVSQGRTIHNNIRKSLHFLLSTNMSEIIVMFTAIAGGIGQPLNAMQLLWINLISDIFPGLALALEPPEPDILKQPPRPSGEPIVKLSDLRKIAVESSVISAATLGSYGYGIRKYGIGPRASTLAFTTLTAGELLHAISCRSEKHSIFDTMKVNGRQRLQPNNYLTIALGGSFALQAMITFLPGLRTFLGTTSIGVLDGAVIGGNVLFSFIINELLKTRSIERKPSGSLQKVNPEGAQNNTEAGGNP; the protein is encoded by the coding sequence ATGTTTACACCATCGATTCAAGGATCAGGCCCTCCCGTTCATGTAATGCATGCTGAAGTAAAGGGAAGGGCACGATATAAAGTCAACGGTCTGGAACGATCGCCGCTTCTCAAAAGACTCATTGAGATGAGGTTGCAGGAAAAGGACGGCATAGACGTGACTTCGGCAAGCGTACTGACGGGAAATGTGCTGGTAATCTTTAATTCAGGCAACAGTACCGCAATAATCGCATCTCTTCTGAAGGATATCGTCTCAGAGTACCGTGAAAAGGGTTGTACTGTTACAGAAAATAATCACAGCTCAGATTTGAATACGTCCGTCCAACGCCCGGGCCCCATGATACCGAACTCCGGCACGATCACATCCCGGATAAAAAATGCCTTTTCAAGCAAAAGAAAACCCGTAGTACAAATCCGCGGCGCTGAAGAGCAGAAAGCAGAATCATGGCACCTCATGGATGCCGACCCGGTTATTGCCGCATGGAAGACCTCCGGAGCATCCGGTTTATCCATCGAACGCGCACAGGAGAACCTGAAAAGATACGGACCAAACGCATTGCCTGAGTGTGCCTCCCGTTCAGGGTTCAAAATTTTTCTTGATCAGTTGAAATCCCTTCCCGTTGCCCTATTGTGCGGAGCTGCAGCCCTTTCTCTTTTCACCGGAGGTATTGTGGACGCGGTCGCAATCATGGGTGTTGTCGCCATTAACGCAGTCATAGGATACGTAACAGAAAGCCAGTCTGAAAAGACCATCCATTCACTGAAACGGCTTGTACGGCCGTCCGCACAGGTAATTCGCAACAGAGAGCTAATAGAAATACCCTCGGAACAGGTTGTCCCGGGGGACCTCCTGGTGCTCAAGCCGGGAAGCTTTATTCCTGCTGATGGCAGGATTCTTGAAACAAATCAGCTGTGCGTTGACGAATCCGCGCTGACCGGAGAAAGCATGCCAGTTCTGAAAAACCCGGCAGTTATCTCTGCAAGGAATGATATTCCCCTTGCCGACAGAAGAAATATGGTGTATATGGGAACTATGGTTACCGGAGGATTCGGTCTCTCGATAGTTGTGGCAACGGGCACCTATACGGAAATGGGCATGATCCAGACCATGGTTGGCGAGGCAACTACACCGGAAACCCCCATGGAAAAACAACTGAAAAGACTCGGCAATCAACTGGTCATCGTCTGTGGAGCTGTGTGCGGAGGTGTGCTGATTGCCGGACTTCTTCGCGGATACGGATTTATCCAAATGCTGAAATCCTCTATTTCTCTTGCTGTTTCAGCAGTCCCCGAGGGACTTCCAACCATTTCCACAACAACCCTTGCTCTGGGAATCAAAAACATGAGGAGGAGAAAGGTCCTCATACGGCAACTGAATGCCGTGGAGGCGCTCGGCTGTGTTCAGACGATATGTCTGGATAAAACAGGAACATTGACACTGAACAGGATGTCTGTCGTGGCGCTCTATAGCGGCATGCAACACATCAAGGTCTCCGATGGCAGATTTATCGGTGAAAAAGAGCATATAAACCCCTTTTCCTGTGATGAACTTCTGAGACTCATACACATCTCCATTCTTTGTAATGAAACAGAGATAAACAGGGAGGGGGAGGAGTTCATACTCAACGGTTCTTCAACAGAAAACGCCCTTATTCATTTAGCGATAAGTTCCGGAGTGGATATTTCTGAGATCAGGAAGAGGTATCCGAACATAAAAGTGAATTACCGGTCTGAAAACCGTAATTTTATGAGCACCATCCATGAAACAGGAGACACGGAGGCAAACGGCACTTCACGCCTGCTGGTCGCATTAAAAGGAAGTCCGGGAGAAGTCTTATCTCTCTGCAGCTGGCATCTGCATAACGGCACAAAAAAGCCCCTTACAGAAGATGACAGGAATACCATAGAAACTGAAAATGAACGAATGGCAGGGAATGCCCTTCGCGTCCTCGGGATAGCATTCACCTATATCAGCAGAGAAAACCATGAAGACTATCACGTCCATAATGGCTTGACATGGCTCGGTTTAATAGGAATGACCGACCCTCTGCGATATGGCATGAAGGAAGTGATACATGATTTCCATCAGGCGGGGATACAAACGGCCATGATAACCGGAGACCAGAGCACAACAGCCTATGTCATAGGAAAAGAATTGCGCCTCAGCAATGACGAACCGCTGGAGATTCTCGACTCCACACATCTCACAGAGATAAAACCCGAAGTAAGACCAGCGCTCTTTGAAAAAATTAATATTTTCGCGAGAGTAAGTCCTTCACACAAACTGAATATTGTTCAATCCTTACAGAAGGCGGGAAAAGTCGTTGCCATGACCGGTGACGGCATCAATGACGGCCCTGCATTAAAGGCGGCTAATATAGGAGTCGCAATGGGGCATTCAGGCACAGATGTCGCCCGGGAAGTGGCAGATGTCATACTTGAAGATGACAACATTGAAACAATGATCATCGCCGTAAGCCAAGGGAGAACCATTCACAATAATATCAGAAAATCCCTTCATTTTCTTCTGTCAACCAACATGAGTGAAATCATCGTCATGTTTACTGCGATTGCGGGGGGAATCGGACAACCCCTCAATGCCATGCAGCTCCTCTGGATTAATCTTATATCAGATATCTTTCCCGGGCTTGCGCTCGCGCTTGAACCACCGGAACCAGATATACTCAAACAGCCGCCGCGACCTTCCGGAGAACCGATTGTGAAACTATCCGACCTCAGGAAAATTGCCGTCGAATCTTCCGTAATTTCAGCGGCGACCCTGGGATCATATGGCTACGGCATCAGGAAATATGGTATTGGTCCGAGGGCAAGCACCCTTGCTTTTACCACCCTGACCGCGGGTGAACTTCTGCACGCCATCAGCTGCAGATCGGAAAAGCACAGTATATTTGACACCATGAAGGTTAACGGACGGCAACGTCTTCAGCCAAATAATTACCTTACGATCGCCCTCGGAGGTTCGTTTGCGCTGCAGGCCATGATAACGTTTCTCCCCGGTTTGAGAACCTTTCTCGGAACCACATCCATCGGCGTGCTTGACGGCGCTGTCATCGGAGGAAATGTACTCTTTTCGTTTATCATAAATGAACTTTTAAAAACCCGCAGCATCGAAAGAAAACCGTCAGGATCTCTTCAGAAAGTGAATCCTGAGGGCGCGCAAAACAATACAGAAGCAGGGGGAAATCCATGA
- a CDS encoding DUF445 family protein, translated as MNYLFPFIAALIGWFTNYVAIRMLFHPKEKINLGFFEIQGIFPKRHKAFAEKLGKVVAQELISTQDIKEKMNNIDGEVKTLIQHHIHTVLDEKLKEAYPAVVMYVYNYLIRQFKDVMLKEVETLLPLVVTAYTQNMEKSLDIETTIANRITSFSSDKLEELLRTIMKKEFRFVEIVGGVLGFFIGWIHMLLGKW; from the coding sequence ATGAACTATCTTTTTCCGTTTATTGCCGCATTAATAGGCTGGTTTACCAACTACGTTGCCATCAGAATGCTGTTTCATCCGAAGGAAAAGATTAATCTGGGCTTTTTTGAGATACAGGGTATCTTTCCAAAACGGCACAAGGCCTTTGCCGAAAAACTGGGAAAGGTGGTAGCTCAGGAATTAATTTCCACCCAGGACATAAAGGAAAAAATGAACAACATTGACGGTGAAGTAAAGACGCTGATACAGCATCATATTCATACGGTTTTAGATGAAAAACTGAAGGAAGCCTATCCTGCTGTTGTCATGTATGTCTATAATTATCTTATCCGCCAATTCAAGGATGTCATGTTAAAGGAGGTGGAAACGCTTCTTCCTCTTGTTGTCACTGCGTATACCCAGAATATGGAAAAATCACTGGATATAGAAACCACTATCGCAAACAGAATCACCAGCTTCTCCTCCGATAAGCTGGAGGAATTACTCCGCACGATCATGAAAAAGGAGTTCAGGTTTGTGGAAATAGTAGGAGGTGTATTGGGATTCTTCATAGGATGGATACATATGTTATTGGGGAAATGGTAG
- a CDS encoding DUF5132 domain-containing protein — protein MALFNNGLKGNLLTGLVVGIGVTVLAPVVIPVIAGVAKPVTKALIKGGILLFEGASKGFAEAGEVFQDVVAEAKAEVAEMREKKASQPHEETEV, from the coding sequence ATGGCTCTGTTTAATAATGGATTAAAAGGCAATCTTCTTACAGGACTTGTGGTAGGTATTGGCGTAACCGTGCTGGCGCCGGTAGTAATCCCTGTTATTGCGGGCGTCGCCAAACCGGTGACAAAGGCTCTCATAAAAGGGGGTATACTGCTTTTCGAAGGCGCGAGCAAGGGTTTCGCGGAGGCCGGTGAGGTATTTCAGGATGTGGTGGCCGAGGCAAAGGCTGAGGTAGCGGAGATGAGGGAGAAAAAGGCTTCTCAACCCCATGAGGAAACGGAAGTATGA
- a CDS encoding DUF2764 domain-containing protein, whose amino-acid sequence MAYYYLVSSLLPLSMDKLPPYTPKEFYETCKQILTSRDHTNLVHIINNRLDLAKNSFIKNWQKHENQLKQTLARARMKQPNPEFHSPLTEGDERDPSVINVVNEAIHQPNPMEKERVLDRYRWRLLDELVPNYSFEIQAIFSYIIKLKIATRWQTMEEKKGMEIVVNLSEKIYQAANQKGLLTTKIDDNEDT is encoded by the coding sequence ATGGCCTATTATTACCTTGTTTCAAGCCTTCTACCGTTAAGCATGGACAAGCTGCCCCCCTATACACCGAAGGAATTTTACGAAACCTGTAAACAAATACTCACTTCAAGGGACCATACAAACCTGGTGCATATAATAAACAACCGACTTGATTTAGCGAAAAATTCATTTATCAAAAACTGGCAAAAGCATGAAAACCAATTAAAACAAACCCTTGCCAGGGCACGAATGAAACAGCCAAATCCTGAATTTCATTCTCCGTTAACAGAAGGAGATGAGAGAGACCCTTCAGTAATAAATGTAGTGAATGAAGCTATACATCAACCAAACCCGATGGAAAAAGAACGGGTGCTGGATAGATATCGTTGGAGGCTTCTTGATGAACTTGTACCCAATTACTCGTTTGAAATACAGGCAATATTTTCTTATATCATCAAATTAAAAATAGCAACCCGGTGGCAAACAATGGAGGAGAAAAAGGGCATGGAAATTGTCGTGAATTTGTCAGAAAAAATCTATCAGGCGGCAAATCAGAAAGGTTTGTTGACAACAAAAATTGACGACAATGAAGATACGTGA
- a CDS encoding DUF3562 domain-containing protein, with protein MMNFTCLNESEEKLHQGAIRALERETHIPERDIGPVYESVLQGFVKTARVRDFLPILVSREVKDILLHRIHRIHSKVSK; from the coding sequence ATGATGAATTTTACCTGTTTAAATGAATCTGAAGAGAAACTCCATCAGGGCGCTATCCGTGCCCTTGAACGGGAAACCCATATTCCGGAGAGAGACATAGGTCCTGTCTATGAATCGGTGTTACAGGGATTTGTAAAAACGGCAAGGGTCAGGGATTTCCTGCCTATACTCGTAAGCAGAGAAGTAAAAGATATCCTTTTACACAGGATACATAGAATCCATTCGAAGGTATCAAAGTGA
- a CDS encoding SEL1-like repeat protein: MKNLQFVLYTGILLLMISASGWGADFRKGLEAFHSGDYTASFQQWRPLAEQGNTRAQFLLGAMYYDGEGVPQNYVLAAEWYWLAAERAFAPAQHALGAMYADGTGVSQDYTEAVRWYRRAAEQGYVLSQHALGYLYEKGWGVSQDYNEAVAWYRLAAEQAYASAQNNLGLLYYKGHGVVQYYKEAAKWLRLSAEQGMPEAQFLLGWMYNNILGSPEYCEEAVGWYQLAADQGLAAAQTSLGLLYVKGQGVPQNYKKAASLFVLAAEQDEGIAQTNLGLLYIKGQGVPPDKEQAFRLFASAAEQGVPVAQYRLGMMYESGCGVLQDPVSAFVWYRIGASLGNKEAKVRGDRIGKTMNPSQKEEAQKRAEAWLESHGG, translated from the coding sequence ATGAAGAATCTGCAGTTTGTTCTGTACACAGGTATTCTTCTTCTGATGATTTCGGCATCCGGATGGGGTGCCGATTTCCGGAAGGGTTTGGAAGCATTTCATAGCGGAGACTACACGGCATCCTTTCAGCAATGGAGACCGCTTGCTGAACAGGGAAACACCAGGGCCCAGTTTCTTCTGGGCGCAATGTATTATGACGGAGAGGGTGTTCCTCAAAACTACGTACTGGCAGCTGAATGGTACTGGCTGGCTGCCGAGCGGGCTTTTGCTCCTGCCCAGCATGCCCTGGGCGCGATGTATGCTGATGGCACAGGTGTTTCTCAGGACTATACGGAGGCAGTCAGATGGTATCGTCGGGCTGCTGAACAGGGATATGTCCTTTCTCAGCATGCACTGGGATATCTGTACGAAAAAGGATGGGGAGTGTCTCAGGACTATAATGAAGCGGTTGCCTGGTACCGGCTCGCCGCCGAACAGGCCTATGCCTCTGCTCAGAACAACCTGGGATTACTGTATTATAAGGGACATGGTGTGGTTCAGTATTATAAGGAGGCGGCGAAATGGTTGCGGCTTTCTGCCGAACAGGGGATGCCCGAGGCCCAGTTTCTTCTGGGCTGGATGTACAATAACATACTGGGCAGCCCCGAATATTGTGAGGAAGCTGTCGGATGGTACCAGCTTGCCGCAGATCAGGGACTTGCCGCCGCGCAGACCAGTCTGGGCCTGCTGTATGTAAAAGGGCAGGGTGTTCCACAGAATTATAAGAAGGCGGCGAGCCTGTTTGTCCTGGCTGCCGAACAGGACGAAGGCATTGCGCAGACGAATTTGGGTCTGCTGTATATCAAAGGACAGGGTGTCCCGCCTGACAAAGAGCAGGCATTCAGGCTTTTTGCATCAGCGGCAGAGCAGGGGGTTCCCGTGGCACAATACCGTCTGGGTATGATGTATGAATCTGGTTGCGGGGTCCTTCAGGATCCTGTTTCAGCCTTTGTGTGGTACCGTATTGGAGCTTCTCTGGGAAACAAAGAGGCGAAGGTACGAGGTGACCGTATCGGAAAAACAATGAACCCCTCCCAAAAGGAAGAAGCGCAAAAACGTGCCGAAGCATGGCTGGAGAGTCATGGTGGATGA